ttacaatctcccaggacctgaagtgggcgaccaacatcaactccgtcctcaaaaaggcccagcagaggatgtacttcctgcggcttccgagaaagcacggcctgccaccggagctgctgagacagttctacacagcggtcgtcgaatcggtcctgtgttcttccatcacggtctggtttggcgctgctacaaaaaaggacaaactccgactgcagcggacaatcaaaactgctgaaaggattgtcggcacccccctacccacccttgaggacttgcacgctgccagaactaagacaagggcgtgcaaaatcctctcggaccctgcgcaccccggtcaccagctcttccagctccttccctcaggtaggcgctaccgatcaatgcaaactagaactagtagacattccaacagcttcttccctcttgcgatcaacttcttaaacagctaacctataattccattacaacaagctggcaatttttttgacttgagttctttatgtctccaaagtgttctgtaaattgactgtctgttgtactagagcggctccaactaccggagacaaattccttgtgtgttttggacatacttggcaaataaagatgattctgattctgataacaacaaaaaataatttttatataAGAGAAAATTCTCACTCTTCCatcattccaatatttttgatcttgggaaaaaaaataatctagttTAAAGATGACTGTTTTTTCAAACAGCTCATGTTTTATTTCGGGAAAAATGGCTTATAAGATTGACTTGGATTTAAGGCAAATTAGGGAATGTTTTGCTGTTGCTGCTTTGTCGTCAGATTCGTCTTCCGTCCAAGCCCTACGCCACGTTGCCCGTCTACACTTTGGGCCCCAGCGCGCCGGCTAAAGACGAAGCGGGCGCATCTTCGGCCTCATCCGAGTCGTTCGGGTCGCCCCGGAACCGCCGAAGCGTCTACAAGTCAGTTTTCtccatttcaaaagaaaaaaacatccctcGAGCTAACAAAGATGATTTATTACTTTAGATGCAGTACAGGATTTCTATGCAAGTCTTGTatagattatatatatttttctaattaaaaagaatgtaaaaaaaaaaaaaaaaaaaagttcaatttatcactaataaaaaaaaattgtgataaaaTTCTAAAATATTTGAATCGTAGACCAATTGAAAATTATAGTgggatatttttagtttttagatacgaatagatttttatttaacaaagagaaaatagcttgaaaatataaacttttctgtcacattcaatttacataattacaaaaaagacaagttttACGGAgtccccctggtgccaaggtatgagaaaaataaaaatcattgataatctgtaccctcagtttcgtaatccgtaccctcagtttaacaaatgtctggggctccgtatacctacgtatatctgtcaagtgaagtaagtTCTATTTggatgttatattcttactggtgtgaattctgtgaataaattgtcatgtcgtgatatatcctacatcccatttgttcaactgaaaggcaatattgctgtagttgaTCATTATATCGCAGTACTAGCAGGACcggctacaattagcctgcgtgtttcctttCACTTAACCGTGCTTTTAAGCATTCGCTTGCTGCAATCACGCTATCACGATAAACCTTCTTATCCCCGATATGTTGACGtaagtgtagttttttttctggcacaTAGCGGCCACCAAAGGGGTcctagttgagttgagttctcgCCGCAGAAGCGCAAGTTCGCAGACAGACAAATGCGTCCGCGATGGATCAAGCAATGCAAGTATCTTGTCTGCAGTTATTCACCTTTTTGTTTCACGATAACGATTTGTTGGGGCTACTTACTGCCGGACTGAGCTACTGGGTTCTGCTAAGGTGCTCCAGTATATGCTAAAACATATGGCTAATACACACCCAgagaatcacattcaaattcaaacattcatttgattgattgaggAATGTTGTCCGCGTTACATGGCCCTTTTACAAATGAGCAGAATCATATTGCCAAGTTCAAGTACTTTTCCTCTTGTTGTGTCTTCAAAGTTTGCCATGGTTATTCAATGAAGCGTAGTGTCCTCTGGTTGTCAAGTGTAAGCCATTTCATGCTCATCAATTGCAGGTAGGCTGTGGTCTGATGATAATGATCACGGTGATTATGCCAATACCCATAAAATATGTGTGGTCATTTACTGAATTTATAGAAAATTGAATTGTGAAACCAATGCCATGTGTGATAGACTAAACTGCAAACTATACGACAAAAATGGAATGCAGAGATTGAACTCCAGACGTGCTAATATACACACAGGGCAGATTCACtcattttgcacattgttgAGTTTGACAGGAACCTTATTTTTGTTTCGCAGGATGGATTCAAATTTTCGAAAATTCCTTCAAGAGCAAAGAAGGTCATTGCCACCTTTATTGAAGAGAAGCTATGTACCCCCTTGtaaacatttgtcatttcatCGAGCTGTATCTTCAAGGCAATGTTTTTGCTTCGTATACGTGCAGTGTGaaatggttgatttttttttgggggggggggagtttgtAAACGTGCAATATCACTCTCAGTAATCAGGGTTTATGTGGCGAAGTGAAGTTGCACACCAATTATTTTTGGCAGGTGGTGAGTCTAGTACACAGTGTAAATCAAGAAGTACATCAACTATTTGACATGAAAGAAATAGCCTAACTCTAGTAATTGAGTGCATGCACCAATGACCTCGTTTGTGAATATCTCTGTCATCAATGTAAGTGTGTGGCAAGGCAGTCATGTGAACCACAATGTACATTAGGTATGGGTTATATACAGTGTGCTATGAGGCAATGCAATCTTGAAATGTGAACAGTGGGAAATGTTGATCAGCTGTTTCGTACAGTAGTTTCTGGCAGCTCGATCAGAAAAAAGAGCTCTGTTATTGTCAATCATTTCTCTACCTGGCTTTAACAAACACGTTTTACTCTCTAGGCTTGTCATTATGTTTCAGAATGATTGATGGCCATGCTATTGCAGTATTGCTACAGCTTCTTGTTGGATTACAAATGTTCTTCTTTGTTCCTCAGATCGATTGCTACGCTGTCCATGCAATGACAGATCAGCAGCTGACAGAATTGGAGAGCGAATTGCAATACGTCAGTACTGCAGAAGAGAAGTGGCTGTGTTTGAAGGAACCAACACAACCATATCCAAAGCAACTGAATCTTTGATTTCAAGAATTCAACAAAAGCGGGGATCCACCAATGGCCTTACAGATGAGCGTGTGAAAAAACTTTCTGGCAACGCAATTATCAAATGGGCCAATTTGAAGAGTATCAGGGCAGATTTGTGCAGGTGAGACAGAGAAGAGGGGGaggcacaagacatttaatacAACAATGTCACAATGAATAGAAATAGGCAAAACACTATTTTTTCCGGATGGAAAATCCAAACTAGGCGGGGAAAGTGATTTCGAATTTACAATGCGAGACTTCACCGAAGAAATGCTTGAGCCACAAACAACTTTAGGTGAGCAGTATGAAaagcgaaaggtgaaaaaaacattCCGACTTTATTTGTCATGCAAAAAGGTCTCTTCTAataatgaccgtggaaatgttcTTCATGAACCTGCATGACGCCTGTTCTGAGAGTTGGACTGCGTTGGAGGGAACAGCTAATGTGCTTACCTTGGACAGCGGAATTGTGGGAGCGGTAGGTGGACTCTTAACAGAGAACGAAATCGGTGATGAAGAAGTTATCATTGTTGACACGGATGCTGTCTTCAGACATACCTTTGCTGATTATGCCACTTATGATGTTGATGCGTTTCgaatatctgaaaaaaaaatcatcaggaGTTGCAATGAACGGCAGCTGAGGAAACTGTACAGGTaatattttcatcttttcaatTCATTATAGTTCTGTAATTGGTTTTGACTCCTTAAATATATTCAATATTGTTGACCTGAATTACCAAGGAGGATAATGTTTTCGCTGGCATTTGTCAGTTGGTCTGTATGCAAATCACCTCAAAGTACAACATGGATTTCAGACAAAGTGGGTATTATGATGAGGAACAAGTGATTATATTTGTGTATGCATCCAGATATTTATGCTTCAAGTGTCAACCTTTTTCTGAACATGCCTGATTCCTCAAGATGTACTCTTGGTGTGATGGACACACGACATCTACTGGCCAGTGAGGATACTGTGTCAAACTGATATTTAatatgaattcatatttcatattgaaTTTGCCTCTATAGTGGCAAAGGTAATATattagtttatatgtgccaaTAGTTGACTTTGGAAGTCTTGAAATGGCATGTTAAAggccctttaaaaactttgttttagtGTGGGTCTATGCACATATGGTCAATTGATGGATACAGAATGAGCAAAACCAACAATGAGAGAGCATGAATCGAAAGTGACAGCCACATGGGTTCTCGGGTGTGGAGTGTTTGGTGTATGTGGTGTGGAactaatatctttttttttttcattgtaacaCAACATCTTTGTTCCCCTATCTATCTGAAGGATAGCAAGTTAAGCCAGCTTTTagctgtattttaatttaaatagttAAAAACCTTTGATAAACCCAGATACTGTTGCATTTGATGGACAGTTCGGTAGCTACCTTGTCCAGAATGTGTTTTGGGGTCTTTTATAATGTACTGTGGTATGATCAGATAATTATTTTTGGCTGATGATGCACTTTTATGTGGTACATTGTGATATACACTTGCGCTGAAAGTTGGGTCAAACACCTCTATTCATACCAGCCAGAGTGTCTACTTGTTTACACGGAGTTGACattgtttacattacatttgcacattgtttttgacaaaagAAGCCCTTTTGGTGTGGTTACACACAACTTTAACTGGTATTGTCATGCAAGTTTgaagtacttatttttttttttctccttttataAAACCGTTCTACTGCTCTTACTGCAAGTTGTACTGTGCATATTTTCATAAAGCAGGTTTCAGGGTAATAGTGTCGATCGCACTACCATGGTGCCTTGTTATACACtgattgtataaaaataaagtccGCAAATGTTCCAATCTGAAAAAATGTTTCTGTGTGGAGACAGCCAAATGTAGATATTGTCTACAGTCTACAGGTTTAAGGTCGTCACCTTGTTACTGCCCGATTTGCCAACGTCCATTCGCGTAAACTTGATCGCCTCGTTTCATTGGTCATTGCGCTATCCTCCCAGAAATGTGCAGTATACTGAGGATATACCTAAGGATCAAAATACAGTTCGTACTCAAGCTGGTTTAGCTACCTGAACCAGTAGAAGACAGTTGGTTTTATTCTTCAAACTTCTTTTCATTACCACACACATTTATAGCAACAGACTTAAATGTTCACAATTAGTGATTGTGACATGTTGTCTGAATTACTCACTGCATGCCTGATGGAGGTTTATAGCTACATATTTTGATCACAAAAATCAGCAATTTGGGTGGCAATATCAAGGCGAATACACGTAATAATGATGTCATAGAATATATACAATGAAAAGTATGGCGTGAAATGaactgcaacaacaaaacatttcataaaCCCATATATGTCCATGGCCATATATCCATCGACTGGGACTTGAAGGTTGTTCTGCGCCATTATATGTGTACAGAGAGTGAACACATCAGCATCACAAGCAACATCATTGCGGTGGATGCAGTCACCTTCACACCTCATAAAGTCCTCCTCACCAACTTGCCACAAAGGGTCCCGGGTGCCACACAGCTCAGGTGCCATGAACATTGCATGAGGCCGAGCATGAGGCACCCGCTCGTGCTTGGATGGACGAATCAGATGGCTGTTCCACACTTCCTTGGTGGAATCCAACTCATCCTACAGGGGTTACAAAAAGAAGTGTCATAACAAATGGGTTAACGGAACAATATACCATAAAAACGTCAAATTGACACCTTTTATGAAAGGAGCATCTCATTGAAGTGTACAATCGCACCTCTACTAATGTGGATGGATGCCTTCTGTAATCTTGTGGCAAAGTGAGAGTGAAGGAAAAAAACTCACAGCAGTTTCAACATCTTTCATAAAAACTTCACTGAGGTCAAACCAGCTTCCGTGTCCATATTGAGGTCAacttgtacatttttataaGTATACCGTAATCATAGTTGAAACAATGACCGTTAGAGCACGACCATATTTGTGGCTAGACATAATCCTCTTTGTAATAACAacctattttaaaaagtagcatGTATTTACTTTCCAGTCAGCAGAGACTTGCATAGCCATCAGATCCCGACCAGTAGAGTAATGTCTGACATCTTAACAGTTCACCACTgacaacaggggtgtgttgactttttatatcctttGTAACCTCTCCTTACCTCTTTTTTAATAGTTGTGATATTGACTGTCTTTACTGtattaacagaaataaaaatgtcctgtaaattaaatacatacatacccgtgcatccgttttctgtaccgcttctcctcacgtgggtcgcgggcgtgcaggagcctatcccagctatcttcgggcgagaggcggggtacaccctgaactggtcaccagccaatcacagggcacatagaaacaaacaaccattcacacctacgggcaatttagagtcttcaatcacccgagcatgcatgtttttgggaggtagaagcaagcccccttttgagctaatacagccacgagtcttttgggggaatgatgcaacaagtttttcacacctggatttggggatcctctgccattcctctttgcagatcctctccagttctgtcaggttggatggcgaacgttggtgggcagccattttcaggtctttccagagatgctcaattgggtttaagtcagggctctggctgggccattcaaaaacagtcacggagttgatcggaagccactccttcggtattttagctgtgtgcttcgggtcattgtaaTCATAAATGATAAAGATAATACAAactgtaatataataataaataatgaataacaaATCAATAATATTATAGtattataaaataacaatagtataatcaaacatagctggactccaatgaaggtgtagaaccattttaaggatgatcagtagaaatggacagcagccgagttcaatatatgagtgtcacagcaaagggtctgaatacttatggctgtgtgatatttcagttttttttttctttttttttaataaaacagcaaacatttcaacaattacgttttttttgctgtgtacatgaatgaggaaaattattaataaatgattttaacaaatggctgcaatgtaacaaagagtgaaaaaatgaagggggtctgaaaactttccgtacccactgtacataccgATTTTCTTAATTGAATGAATCATTTTGATGACGGGTGTCCTTTTTTAGCTTTAGCTAGTACCAGCTGTCCTCAAAAATGTTGGTGCACGTGCCCGTCAAGGCCTACCATGCCAAAAGAATCAAATCCAGTGAGACTGCAGCGTAAGTACAATTTGTTTCTAAACTTCTACAAATTGCTCCTTACCAatgatttattgttattgttattttgagGGGCAAAGGTTTAATATGTTTGCCAATGGGCAATGCCATTGAACTTTTTCAATTCAAAGTCCCATTCCTGGGAAGAAAAATATCAAAGAGCACATTTGTAACTTTGCCATGATATGGCACAGAGGATGGCCAACATGAAGTAAGCACATGCAAAATGCCTGTGAAATGTTGCTACTTGCCTGTATTAAACCAAGGAAGCAAAACAACATGAGGTTCTTGTCCAGTAGGTCGGCATCAAAATGTCCTTCATCCTTCAGTCTGCGGAAGAGGTCCAGCCGGAATTCCGCACACTCGACGGAGAAAGCCCCACCGACTCTCGATTCTCTGATTCGATGTGCTTCTCCC
This window of the Phyllopteryx taeniolatus isolate TA_2022b chromosome 21, UOR_Ptae_1.2, whole genome shotgun sequence genome carries:
- the LOC133471509 gene encoding uncharacterized protein LOC133471509 isoform X1, whose amino-acid sequence is MSPGGATGDDRRHQRRHLALPFPHASGTRLSVREDVTAPPHPHAASALGRPKEAERPELRCGRHNLELNTLKTVEMIVDFRRHPSPQLPLTLSSRLVSTVETFKFLGITISQDLKWATNINSVLKKAQQRMYFLRLPRKHGLPPELLRQFYTAVVESVLCSSITVWFGAATKKDKLRLQRTIKTAERIVGTPLPTLEDLHAARTKTRACKILSDPAHPGHQLFQLLPSGWIQIFENSFKSKEDRLLRCPCNDRSAADRIGERIAIRQYCRREVAVFEGTNTTISKATESLISRIQQKRGSTNGLTDERVKKLSGNAIIKWANLKSIRADLCR
- the LOC133471509 gene encoding uncharacterized protein LOC133471509 isoform X2, with the translated sequence MSPGGATGDDRRHQRRHLALPFPHASGTRLSVREDVTAPPHPHAASALGRPKEAERPELRCGRHNLELNTLKTVEMIVDFRRHPSPQLPLTLSSRLVSTVETFKFLGITISQDLKWATNINSVLKKAQQRMYFLRLPRKHGLPPELLRQFYTAVVESVLCSSITVWFGAATKKDKLRLQRTIKTAERIVGTPLPTLEDLHAARTKTRACKILSDPAHPGHQLFQLLPSDRLLRCPCNDRSAADRIGERIAIRQYCRREVAVFEGTNTTISKATESLISRIQQKRGSTNGLTDERVKKLSGNAIIKWANLKSIRADLCR